The following proteins are encoded in a genomic region of Tenacibaculum sp. 190524A05c:
- a CDS encoding SH3 domain-containing protein: MIQRIVLLLAFFTLSTHFAQEADQQFSEANTLYKNGDYTKAIELYEAIEATGNVSSELYYNLGNSYYKINKVGPSIFNYEKALQLDPLNEDAQNNLIFAKRLSLDRIEELPKSVFQKFDENYLSKLSYNQWAIAAVILSFLASCLFLLYYFSHSPSLKRLFFTSSLIGAVLLIATLSITMTQYGKASKTIEAIIYTTEVSVKNEPTKNAEEAFVIHEGTKVSVLDKVDDWKKIKLVDGKIGWLKDNEIKLLHVF; encoded by the coding sequence ATGATACAAAGAATAGTTTTACTACTTGCGTTTTTTACTTTGAGTACTCATTTTGCTCAAGAAGCTGATCAACAATTTTCAGAAGCGAATACATTATATAAAAATGGTGATTACACTAAAGCCATTGAACTATATGAAGCAATTGAAGCTACTGGAAATGTATCATCTGAACTATATTACAATCTTGGAAATAGTTATTACAAAATAAACAAAGTTGGACCATCAATTTTCAATTACGAAAAAGCTTTACAACTTGACCCTTTAAATGAAGATGCTCAAAATAATTTAATCTTCGCAAAAAGGTTATCTTTAGATAGAATAGAAGAACTACCGAAATCTGTATTCCAAAAGTTTGATGAGAACTATTTAAGCAAATTAAGTTACAATCAATGGGCCATTGCTGCTGTTATACTTTCGTTTTTAGCTTCTTGCCTATTCTTACTTTATTATTTTTCTCATTCGCCATCACTTAAAAGATTGTTCTTTACCTCGAGTTTAATTGGTGCGGTTTTACTTATTGCGACTTTATCCATAACAATGACACAGTATGGAAAAGCATCTAAAACTATTGAGGCCATTATTTATACTACTGAAGTTTCTGTAAAAAATGAACCTACGAAAAATGCTGAAGAAGCTTTTGTAATTCATGAAGGAACCAAAGTATCAGTTTTGGATAAAGTTGATGACTGGAAAAAAATTAAATTGGTAGACGGAAAAATTGGATGGTTAAAAGACAATGAAATCAAATTGTTACATGTTTTTTAG
- a CDS encoding BatD family protein, with the protein MKLRFITFIIALITTSVFAQEVELVAKVSKNKLGLNQRLRVEFSINKQGADHFVPPNFKNFKIVGGPSHSVSQSWVNGKATFSQKYSYIIKPLRKGEFNLPSASIDYDGKKLKSKPVKIIVTEAVKIPKNPNDPDYIAEQNIHLVAEVSKAKPYVGEGIYVEYRLYFSNNVGIYDNAVTEAPQYNGFWNQEIKRDGSQVKTAMYNGEQYRYAVLNKALLIPTKSGKLTIDPMKMDIVVAVPTGRGDFFGNPITKQIRKEYTSARKTIIAKELPLEGKPEGFTGAVGDFTYELTSSKNVLKANESSQIKVTVKGKGNLKLFELPKIETPKELEVYQPERKEKVKITTSGLTGSVIDNYTVVPEFKGKYKIPKTEFSYFNPKDGKYHTIATEDIFVDVTEGKELVTSTPNNEVVKQTVKTTGKNFRYIQTSTSLAPIVKSDFYKSTLFYLLLLLPIIFIPIAILINKKKEERDADIIGSKQRKADRLAKKYLSEAKSQLGNKEAFYEALERALHNYLKAKLRVETSDISRDKISQLLQDKNVDINTIDNFISVLKDCDFARYTPITNVQMNQEYEKAKQVITQIDKQL; encoded by the coding sequence ATGAAACTAAGGTTTATTACATTTATAATAGCACTGATTACAACTTCTGTTTTTGCACAAGAAGTTGAACTTGTGGCCAAAGTAAGTAAAAACAAACTTGGCTTAAATCAGCGTCTCCGTGTTGAATTTTCTATAAACAAACAAGGTGCAGATCATTTTGTTCCACCAAATTTCAAAAATTTTAAAATTGTTGGCGGTCCTAGCCATTCTGTAAGTCAGTCTTGGGTAAACGGAAAAGCTACTTTTTCACAAAAATATTCTTACATCATAAAACCATTACGCAAAGGAGAGTTTAATTTACCTTCTGCCAGTATTGACTATGATGGTAAAAAACTAAAGTCGAAGCCGGTAAAAATTATAGTTACTGAGGCTGTGAAAATTCCAAAAAATCCAAATGATCCAGATTATATCGCGGAACAAAATATTCATTTAGTTGCTGAAGTTTCTAAAGCAAAACCTTACGTTGGTGAAGGAATATATGTTGAATACAGATTATACTTTAGCAATAATGTTGGTATTTATGATAATGCCGTAACTGAAGCTCCGCAATACAATGGATTTTGGAATCAAGAAATTAAAAGAGACGGTTCTCAAGTTAAAACAGCAATGTATAATGGCGAACAATATCGTTATGCTGTATTGAACAAAGCATTACTTATTCCAACAAAATCAGGAAAGTTAACAATCGATCCAATGAAGATGGATATTGTAGTTGCTGTTCCAACAGGAAGAGGAGATTTCTTTGGTAACCCTATTACGAAACAAATTAGAAAAGAATATACTTCTGCAAGAAAAACCATTATTGCAAAAGAACTTCCTTTGGAAGGAAAACCTGAAGGATTTACAGGTGCGGTTGGAGACTTCACTTATGAACTAACTTCTTCTAAAAACGTTTTAAAAGCAAACGAATCTTCACAGATTAAAGTTACTGTTAAGGGTAAAGGAAATTTGAAACTTTTTGAGTTGCCAAAAATTGAAACTCCAAAAGAACTAGAAGTTTATCAACCTGAAAGAAAAGAAAAGGTAAAAATTACAACTTCAGGATTGACCGGTTCTGTGATTGATAATTATACAGTTGTTCCAGAATTTAAAGGAAAATATAAGATTCCTAAGACAGAATTCTCTTATTTCAACCCTAAAGATGGAAAATATCATACCATTGCAACAGAAGACATCTTCGTTGATGTTACCGAAGGAAAAGAACTTGTAACAAGTACTCCAAACAATGAAGTAGTTAAACAAACTGTAAAGACTACTGGTAAAAACTTCAGATATATTCAGACATCGACAAGTTTAGCTCCAATAGTTAAATCCGATTTTTATAAATCTACACTTTTCTATTTGCTGCTATTATTACCAATTATATTTATTCCTATTGCAATTCTTATCAATAAGAAGAAAGAGGAAAGAGATGCCGATATTATTGGTAGTAAACAAAGAAAAGCTGATCGATTAGCTAAGAAATATCTTTCAGAAGCTAAATCTCAATTAGGAAACAAAGAAGCTTTCTACGAAGCATTAGAAAGAGCTTTACATAACTATTTAAAGGCAAAACTAAGAGTAGAAACTTCTGACATCAGTAGAGATAAAATCAGTCAATTACTACAAGATAAAAACGTTGATATTAATACAATTGATAATTTCATTAGTGTATTAAAAGATTGTGATTTTGCACGTTATACTCCAATTACGAACGTTCAAATGAATCAGGAATACGAAAAAGCGAAACAAGTAATAACTCAAATTGATAAGCAATTATGA
- a CDS encoding tetratricopeptide repeat protein, which yields MKKIIQLIILVSACFSNNINAQQDTIKLKREARSFVREGNKLYNKQKFNEASIAYRKALGKDTKYDKASYNYGNALYQGKKFKEAVSQYELTTKTAKTKAEKAEAYHNIGNAMMEQKQYQQAVDAYKNALRNNPNDDETRYNLAVAQKKAEKEKQKNKNDKNKDKKNQQNKDQKKDQDQKNKDQNKDKKEGDDKDDKKKQDPKNQDKNQDPKNDQNKKDKQKQKPQPGKMTPEQMKQLLESLNNEEKKTQKKMNVKKSKGRKIKQEKDW from the coding sequence ATGAAGAAAATAATTCAATTGATAATATTAGTTTCTGCTTGTTTTTCGAACAATATCAATGCTCAGCAGGACACCATAAAACTAAAAAGGGAAGCGAGATCTTTTGTTAGAGAAGGTAATAAGCTTTATAACAAACAAAAGTTTAATGAAGCTTCAATTGCTTATCGTAAAGCTTTAGGAAAGGATACTAAGTACGATAAAGCAAGCTACAATTATGGGAATGCTTTATATCAAGGAAAAAAGTTTAAAGAAGCAGTTTCTCAATACGAACTAACGACTAAAACTGCCAAAACAAAAGCAGAAAAGGCAGAAGCATACCACAATATTGGTAATGCTATGATGGAGCAAAAGCAATATCAACAAGCTGTAGATGCTTATAAAAATGCCTTAAGAAATAATCCGAATGACGACGAAACTCGTTATAATCTTGCTGTAGCTCAAAAGAAAGCTGAAAAGGAAAAGCAGAAAAATAAAAACGACAAGAACAAGGATAAGAAGAATCAACAAAATAAAGATCAAAAGAAAGATCAGGATCAAAAAAACAAGGATCAAAATAAAGATAAAAAAGAAGGAGACGATAAAGACGACAAGAAAAAACAAGATCCTAAGAACCAAGATAAAAATCAAGATCCTAAGAACGATCAAAACAAAAAAGATAAGCAAAAGCAAAAACCACAACCTGGTAAAATGACTCCAGAGCAAATGAAACAACTGCTTGAGAGTTTAAATAATGAGGAAAAGAAGACTCAAAAGAAAATGAATGTAAAGAAATCAAAAGGTAGAAAAATAAAACAGGAAAAAGACTGGTAA
- a CDS encoding VWA domain-containing protein, whose amino-acid sequence MYKLEEPIYFYFFAIVPVIIVIFLLVLWWKKKTQRKFAELALLEKLAPNLSTFKSVLKLTFLLIGLSFLIIALVNPKMGTKLQTVKREGVDIIFALDVSKSMLAQDIAPNRLEKSKQIISKIIDKLGSDRVGIIIYAGNAYPLLPITTDHAAAKMFLQNANPDMVSSQGTAITEALDLAKTYYNNDEQTNKYLLIISDGEDHQEETKQKAQDIANEGVKVYTIGVGTEKGGPIPIELNGGLVGYKKDRKGETVITQRKPDILEGIARASDGTYIDGNKTEQPVKAIEKIIANAQKSEFETKQFSDYKDQFQWFLGIGFLFLLIDVFFFERKTKWLKKVDLFNEKDDK is encoded by the coding sequence ATGTATAAGTTAGAAGAACCAATATATTTTTACTTTTTTGCAATAGTACCTGTTATTATTGTAATCTTCTTATTGGTTTTATGGTGGAAGAAAAAAACGCAAAGAAAATTTGCTGAATTAGCATTACTAGAAAAACTTGCGCCTAACCTTTCTACTTTTAAATCTGTTTTAAAACTTACCTTTTTACTAATCGGTTTATCGTTTTTAATCATCGCTTTGGTGAATCCCAAAATGGGAACTAAGCTTCAAACTGTAAAACGTGAAGGAGTTGATATCATATTTGCTTTAGATGTTTCTAAAAGTATGTTAGCGCAAGATATTGCTCCGAATAGATTAGAGAAATCAAAACAAATTATTTCTAAAATAATTGATAAGCTAGGTAGTGATCGTGTTGGTATTATTATTTATGCGGGAAATGCGTATCCACTTTTACCTATCACAACTGATCATGCTGCAGCAAAAATGTTTTTGCAAAATGCAAATCCAGATATGGTTTCAAGTCAAGGAACAGCGATTACTGAAGCCTTAGATTTAGCAAAAACATATTATAACAACGACGAACAAACAAATAAGTACTTGTTGATTATTTCTGATGGAGAAGATCATCAAGAAGAAACCAAACAAAAAGCTCAAGACATAGCTAACGAAGGTGTAAAAGTTTATACAATTGGTGTGGGAACCGAAAAAGGAGGACCAATTCCAATTGAACTCAACGGAGGATTAGTTGGTTACAAGAAAGATCGTAAAGGTGAAACTGTAATCACACAAAGAAAACCAGATATCCTCGAAGGAATTGCAAGAGCTTCTGATGGAACTTACATCGATGGAAATAAAACGGAACAGCCTGTAAAGGCCATAGAAAAAATAATAGCCAACGCTCAAAAAAGTGAGTTTGAAACTAAACAGTTTTCAGACTACAAAGATCAGTTTCAATGGTTCTTGGGAATAGGATTTTTATTTTTACTAATAGATGTTTTCTTTTTCGAAAGAAAAACAAAATGGTTGAAGAAAGTAGATTTATTTAATGAAAAGGATGATAAGTAG
- a CDS encoding VWA domain-containing protein, with product MLNNFEFHSPEFLWLFALIPLIALWFFSSRKKESTLLSVPSVRGFEGTSILAKLKPLLHVFRILAFSALIIALARPRNVSVSKKTKTNRGIDIVMAIDVSASMLAKDLKPNRLEALKRVAVDFVNRRPNDRIGIVVYAGESFTQTPITSDKSIVKRTISEIKWGQLEGGTAIGMGLGSAVNRLKESKAKSKVIILLTDGVNNAGFVDPKTATELAKELSIKVYTIGIGTNGMAPFPWAKDPRTGKLSFRNQQVEIDEKLLKFIASETDGQYFRATGNAKLKEIYDEIDKLEKTKIEEFKYYNYSEKYRIWVLLAGFFLVLEFILRNTIFKSFI from the coding sequence ATGTTGAATAATTTCGAGTTCCATAGTCCAGAGTTTTTATGGCTATTTGCCTTAATACCATTGATTGCTCTTTGGTTCTTTTCTAGTAGAAAAAAAGAAAGCACCTTATTGTCTGTACCTAGCGTTAGAGGGTTTGAAGGAACTTCAATTCTTGCCAAACTAAAACCGCTTTTACATGTTTTCAGAATACTAGCTTTTTCTGCATTAATTATTGCATTAGCAAGACCAAGGAATGTATCTGTTAGCAAAAAAACAAAAACGAATCGCGGTATTGACATCGTTATGGCTATTGATGTTTCTGCAAGTATGCTAGCAAAAGATTTAAAACCAAATCGTTTAGAAGCATTAAAACGAGTTGCCGTTGATTTTGTAAACAGAAGACCTAACGACAGAATTGGTATTGTTGTTTATGCTGGTGAGAGTTTTACCCAAACTCCAATTACAAGTGACAAATCTATTGTAAAAAGAACCATTTCTGAAATTAAATGGGGACAGTTAGAAGGAGGAACAGCAATTGGAATGGGATTAGGTTCTGCAGTGAATAGATTAAAAGAGAGTAAGGCTAAAAGTAAAGTTATTATTCTTCTTACAGATGGTGTAAATAATGCTGGTTTTGTAGATCCTAAAACAGCAACAGAATTAGCGAAAGAATTAAGTATAAAAGTATATACCATTGGAATTGGAACAAACGGAATGGCTCCTTTTCCTTGGGCAAAAGATCCTAGAACAGGAAAATTATCTTTTAGAAATCAACAAGTTGAAATCGATGAGAAATTGTTGAAGTTTATAGCTAGTGAAACAGACGGACAATATTTCCGTGCAACTGGTAATGCAAAACTAAAAGAAATTTATGATGAAATTGATAAGCTAGAAAAAACTAAAATCGAAGAATTCAAGTATTACAACTATTCAGAAAAATATAGAATTTGGGTATTGTTAGCTGGTTTCTTTTTAGTCCTAGAATTTATATTAAGAAATACAATCTTTAAAAGCTTTATTTAA